Proteins encoded together in one Anaerotignum propionicum DSM 1682 window:
- a CDS encoding PilZ domain-containing protein, producing MSIKCILLDEQNNLIDYADLSFLGSGVTFLVPYEEVTLNQFHEGEKVVFQVEDKFNQIFDADITEISYGKLHLQEVRNLAPLLHRDVRVEVDMKTTIFYTKNGKDIPVEVQLRDLSCGGMCIVCKEELSAENEFEFLTNWIDTPILVKFKILRREEASYNQFAYGCEFLGLLRTEECLLRASVFKIQAINYRRKRMDENDAV from the coding sequence ATGTCAATTAAGTGTATTTTATTGGACGAACAAAATAATTTAATTGATTATGCGGATTTGAGTTTTTTGGGGAGTGGTGTTACTTTTTTGGTTCCCTATGAAGAGGTTACGCTAAATCAGTTTCATGAAGGAGAAAAGGTTGTTTTTCAGGTGGAGGATAAGTTTAATCAGATTTTTGATGCTGATATCACTGAAATTTCCTATGGCAAGCTTCATTTACAGGAAGTGAGAAATTTAGCACCGTTATTACATAGAGATGTTCGGGTTGAGGTTGATATGAAAACAACGATTTTCTACACCAAGAATGGGAAGGATATTCCTGTTGAGGTTCAACTTAGAGATTTAAGTTGTGGCGGTATGTGCATTGTTTGCAAGGAAGAACTGAGTGCGGAAAATGAATTTGAGTTTTTGACCAATTGGATAGATACACCAATTTTGGTGAAGTTCAAGATTTTACGCAGAGAGGAGGCAAGTTATAATCAATTTGCCTACGGATGCGAATTTCTTGGTCTGTTAAGAACTGAGGAGTGCTTGTTAAGGGCAAGTGTATTTAAGATACAAGCAATCAACTACAGACGAAAAAGGATGGATGAAAATGATGCAGTTTAA
- a CDS encoding EscU/YscU/HrcU family type III secretion system export apparatus switch protein — protein MSRYSGKINKKAVALKYDSDQVAPVIVASGMGHVAEKIVELAAENSVPVYEDTSLATILSRLELGAEVPEELYKAIVDIYVYFLKFSPSNIRNDSETDTTKG, from the coding sequence ATGTCAAGATATAGTGGTAAAATTAACAAAAAGGCTGTAGCTTTGAAATATGACAGCGATCAAGTGGCCCCAGTGATTGTGGCTTCGGGTATGGGCCATGTGGCTGAAAAAATTGTGGAGCTTGCCGCTGAAAACAGTGTGCCTGTTTATGAGGATACCTCCTTGGCTACGATTTTATCCAGACTTGAGCTTGGCGCAGAGGTTCCGGAGGAACTATATAAAGCAATTGTTGATATATATGTATATTTTTTAAAGTTTTCACCGTCAAATATACGGAATGACTCTGAAACAGATACGACAAAGGGCTAG
- a CDS encoding S-layer homology domain-containing protein, translated as MMQFKRSLHSKMKRMAALALTVAMTVTSFSFVHTENAYAASFNMGNENHWAESFMRNLYNRGLMSGDKNGNMNPDKPITRAEFISIINRTFGYTKTGKTPFKDIKGTEWYAKDIAIAYNQGYFSGDGKGTANAKALLTREQAIALLGRNLQIQESPGMTSSFADNNNIANWSRGFVNTSASKGFISGYRDNTFKPGNNITRAEVAKVLTDAVGELVNHSGTRTLGTQNGNVTIAASGVTLKDTVIRGDLYITGGVGLGSTVFDNVLVLGEVIVNGTGESQAGKSSITFKDCTITNLIIPDTKGSIKSIKLTGNTIVDETLVKTNAYLEEMASKGGGFKNVVLNGPAKTALHLAGLFDKVTVKGSQNNLYVDKDTVENLVIDEEAVNSKVFLDSNTYVNGAYLDVGVDISGTGEIGYLKVNSAGSKIEMLPDDIEVRPGLTANVKGKNMTSKDADEASSGPKILVDYPEMEDVGPADAVAKFKTNKPGVIYWAITRYEDGRTSIDELIKPGKYNTEIKKNGSIPVESDKEYTVRITGLEMNMEYTLSAVLVDDRDDRSARKTANFTTKDNSKPGFLSGYPRIKSVTDVAAAIEYVTLKDSDMYWAVYEKGYPAPDAKGLKSQKLYGAVKNGIKTKCLKYEGGTLDISGLKELSSYDCYILLSDGTNESSVTRLSFNTTDATPPQFNLGYPKITATDKTSTEIGVSLNEEGFVYYAIYEGGTSFPVKERPDADPPLISSDDAKQQVIKGKGAEKIGKSTNMKADTVSLIKLSGLKPESEYDVYLVAQDKSGNLSEIKKISIEAKPEFITGYPRVQSIKNLSADIAVNVTKNCKAYWAILPKGSIAPTEVNLKAQVISGATNMGVLEDCKKNEEKVLTVNGLKEFAEYDFYILVTDGLTSSAIAKLQIQTADLTPPVFANGYPALDKVADKSLDVKFKVNENATIYYVLCKKGDTFPLPATPGGAQPTLDSDEAKNQVVLGNSGLKNGKVTAKQNTEGKISITGLAAETPYNLYIVAQDGFNNISNVIYMDVKTADFTAPKAVLEFEETISGDVVAGSEIRIKFSEEVVDNATKKKLSTLDKSELEKNITLYDLSALRRPVVPIDFSKVLVEDIDGKTVVTFPKGILGLNSGNSYEFELNKIADTSGNRMDEKTLLPSFNTVAPMVEIMETVSSADIDMSFELTPQVTETNDNIFYDIVFQSNEKVGFEVYEKPKGSANFTKVTSGGKSIVIVEKGKSVSLQNIKDKIFGDPDEDNQYNYERFKDLKQTEYGIKIVSINGDTVKKGWSSTVIFGVKCIIGGSSALSPVSDNPTDRLTEAIGAGKVTVVNYPKDFSVKVYFTDTIIPDFATGYPALVNAEGASKVGDTLIRPLVMVTKQSTFYYLIAKEGTVVNPTTDGIMNGTYKPQDGVYGSFPILSAETEYEFRIEGLKPNVNYVMYCFLKGTPAATSPMKEIKFTTVSVAAPKLNSAYIRDRLENSAIIDIALDKEADIDWIVFNKQSMPLETVIDGDFIRKREENIAYRPIDFGSASAKISKGDTLARATITINNIERNVYYNFYAVAKSPAGGGDSTIIKVINITPADKSKPTVIADTVITNYGDIYAQTPYKGTLTLTFSEPMFYLPEEEAALKPLDVTVFKQGLEIGLAENEDSGNMKLEVISYKTASTDSGERALTSVTIRFSGIYNNSVINFPYALSDKNTNIAGFLYMKFVDKELEGGIRAKSFWTQQFIS; from the coding sequence ATGATGCAGTTTAAGAGATCGTTGCACAGTAAAATGAAGAGAATGGCCGCACTTGCTTTGACTGTAGCCATGACTGTGACGAGTTTTAGCTTTGTACATACGGAAAACGCATATGCTGCTTCGTTTAATATGGGGAACGAGAACCATTGGGCGGAATCCTTTATGCGTAATTTATATAACAGAGGGCTTATGAGTGGGGATAAAAATGGAAATATGAATCCCGATAAGCCCATAACTCGAGCAGAATTTATATCAATTATTAATCGTACCTTCGGTTATACCAAAACAGGAAAAACCCCCTTTAAAGATATTAAAGGAACTGAATGGTATGCCAAGGATATTGCTATTGCTTATAACCAAGGGTATTTTTCCGGCGATGGAAAAGGAACTGCCAATGCCAAAGCACTGTTGACTCGAGAGCAGGCCATTGCTTTATTGGGCAGAAATTTGCAGATTCAGGAATCACCGGGAATGACCTCTTCTTTTGCAGATAACAACAATATTGCAAACTGGAGCAGGGGCTTTGTAAATACATCGGCATCAAAAGGCTTTATTTCGGGCTATAGGGACAATACCTTTAAGCCAGGAAATAATATCACCAGAGCTGAGGTGGCAAAGGTCCTTACAGATGCTGTTGGTGAACTGGTGAACCATTCGGGTACAAGAACTTTAGGCACGCAAAATGGAAATGTAACCATAGCTGCTTCCGGGGTCACCCTGAAGGATACTGTAATTAGGGGAGACCTTTATATTACAGGGGGTGTTGGCCTTGGGAGCACGGTTTTTGACAATGTGCTTGTTTTGGGTGAAGTAATTGTAAACGGAACAGGGGAAAGTCAGGCGGGTAAAAGCAGTATAACCTTTAAAGATTGTACCATTACCAACCTTATTATCCCCGATACAAAGGGTTCCATTAAGTCTATTAAGTTAACGGGGAATACAATTGTTGATGAAACCCTAGTGAAAACCAATGCCTATCTGGAGGAAATGGCCAGCAAAGGCGGTGGTTTTAAGAATGTTGTATTGAATGGACCAGCAAAAACAGCACTTCACTTGGCAGGACTATTTGATAAGGTAACAGTAAAGGGATCTCAAAATAATCTGTATGTGGACAAGGATACCGTGGAAAACCTGGTGATTGATGAAGAGGCTGTAAACAGCAAGGTTTTCTTAGATAGCAATACCTATGTAAATGGTGCGTATTTGGATGTAGGTGTGGATATTTCCGGTACCGGTGAAATTGGATATCTAAAAGTAAACTCCGCAGGCAGTAAGATTGAAATGCTACCTGATGATATTGAGGTAAGACCAGGCTTAACCGCCAATGTAAAAGGAAAAAACATGACAAGCAAGGATGCGGATGAGGCATCCTCAGGCCCTAAAATTTTAGTGGATTATCCGGAAATGGAGGATGTTGGTCCTGCAGATGCAGTGGCAAAATTTAAAACAAATAAGCCCGGCGTTATCTATTGGGCGATTACTCGCTATGAGGATGGCAGAACCAGCATAGATGAGCTGATTAAGCCCGGAAAGTATAATACGGAAATCAAGAAAAATGGTTCTATTCCAGTGGAGTCAGATAAGGAATACACTGTAAGAATTACAGGCCTTGAAATGAACATGGAGTATACGCTGTCAGCAGTTTTGGTGGATGACAGAGATGATAGAAGTGCCAGAAAAACGGCTAATTTTACCACCAAGGATAACAGTAAGCCCGGCTTCTTATCCGGATATCCCCGAATAAAGTCGGTTACAGATGTGGCAGCTGCCATTGAATATGTTACTTTAAAAGACAGTGATATGTATTGGGCGGTGTATGAAAAGGGATATCCTGCGCCGGATGCAAAAGGTCTCAAATCTCAAAAGCTCTATGGAGCGGTGAAAAATGGCATAAAAACAAAGTGTTTGAAATATGAGGGGGGAACCCTTGATATTTCAGGCTTGAAGGAATTAAGCAGCTATGATTGCTATATTTTGTTGTCCGACGGTACCAACGAATCTTCGGTGACAAGACTTTCCTTTAACACAACTGATGCTACTCCACCACAGTTTAACTTAGGTTATCCCAAAATTACCGCTACGGATAAAACAAGCACTGAAATTGGGGTTAGCCTGAACGAAGAAGGGTTTGTTTATTATGCAATTTACGAGGGTGGAACTTCGTTCCCTGTAAAAGAGCGGCCTGATGCAGACCCACCTCTCATTTCCTCTGATGATGCAAAGCAGCAGGTAATCAAAGGTAAGGGCGCTGAAAAGATTGGTAAGTCCACAAATATGAAGGCTGATACGGTGAGCTTAATCAAATTATCCGGTTTAAAGCCTGAATCGGAGTATGATGTGTATCTTGTTGCTCAGGATAAGAGTGGTAATTTATCGGAAATTAAGAAAATTTCCATTGAAGCTAAGCCTGAATTTATAACAGGTTATCCCAGAGTACAGTCGATAAAAAATTTATCTGCCGACATCGCGGTAAATGTAACTAAAAATTGTAAAGCATATTGGGCCATTCTTCCTAAGGGTAGTATCGCTCCCACGGAAGTGAATCTGAAAGCACAAGTAATTTCCGGTGCGACCAATATGGGAGTTCTTGAAGACTGCAAGAAGAACGAGGAGAAAGTTTTAACGGTAAATGGCTTAAAGGAATTTGCTGAGTATGATTTTTATATCCTTGTTACCGATGGGTTGACAAGCTCGGCAATTGCCAAGCTTCAAATTCAAACGGCAGATTTAACACCTCCCGTTTTTGCCAATGGATATCCTGCATTGGACAAGGTGGCGGATAAATCCTTGGATGTTAAGTTTAAGGTAAATGAAAACGCAACGATTTATTATGTATTGTGCAAAAAAGGCGATACCTTCCCCCTTCCTGCAACTCCCGGTGGAGCGCAGCCAACACTGGATTCCGATGAGGCGAAAAATCAGGTTGTGTTGGGCAATAGCGGTCTAAAGAACGGTAAGGTGACTGCGAAACAAAATACAGAGGGAAAAATCAGTATCACAGGATTGGCGGCGGAAACGCCATATAACCTTTATATTGTAGCGCAAGACGGTTTTAATAATATTTCCAATGTAATTTACATGGATGTGAAAACAGCAGACTTCACTGCGCCTAAAGCTGTTTTGGAGTTTGAAGAAACCATTAGCGGCGATGTGGTTGCAGGAAGCGAAATTCGCATCAAATTCAGTGAAGAGGTTGTAGATAACGCTACGAAGAAAAAGCTCTCTACGTTGGATAAATCCGAGCTTGAGAAAAATATTACTTTGTATGATTTGTCTGCATTAAGAAGGCCTGTAGTTCCAATTGATTTCTCCAAGGTTCTGGTAGAGGATATTGATGGGAAAACTGTGGTTACCTTCCCCAAAGGAATATTGGGATTAAACAGCGGAAATTCATATGAATTTGAGCTAAATAAAATTGCGGACACCTCGGGAAACAGAATGGATGAGAAAACCCTTTTGCCTTCCTTTAATACCGTGGCACCTATGGTAGAGATTATGGAAACGGTTTCCTCGGCGGATATAGACATGTCCTTTGAGCTCACACCTCAGGTTACAGAAACAAACGATAATATTTTTTATGACATTGTGTTCCAGAGTAATGAAAAAGTAGGCTTTGAGGTATATGAAAAGCCTAAGGGCAGTGCAAACTTTACAAAAGTTACTTCTGGAGGGAAAAGTATTGTTATCGTGGAAAAGGGTAAGTCAGTATCACTTCAAAATATAAAGGATAAAATTTTTGGGGACCCTGATGAAGATAATCAGTATAACTATGAAAGATTTAAAGATTTAAAGCAGACGGAATACGGAATAAAGATTGTTTCAATCAATGGAGATACGGTGAAAAAAGGTTGGTCCAGCACAGTTATTTTCGGCGTTAAATGCATTATAGGCGGCAGTTCAGCCTTGAGCCCTGTTTCCGATAATCCAACGGATCGACTTACGGAAGCCATTGGTGCAGGAAAGGTTACAGTGGTAAACTATCCTAAAGATTTCAGTGTGAAGGTGTACTTCACAGATACCATCATTCCGGATTTTGCAACAGGATATCCTGCTCTTGTAAACGCAGAAGGGGCTAGCAAGGTGGGGGATACCCTGATTAGACCGTTGGTAATGGTAACAAAGCAATCAACCTTCTATTACCTGATTGCAAAAGAAGGAACAGTGGTAAATCCTACGACGGATGGTATTATGAATGGAACATACAAACCCCAAGATGGCGTTTATGGCAGCTTTCCTATTTTAAGTGCAGAGACAGAGTACGAGTTTAGAATTGAAGGCCTAAAGCCCAATGTGAACTATGTAATGTATTGCTTCTTGAAGGGAACACCGGCGGCAACTTCCCCGATGAAGGAAATTAAATTTACTACCGTTTCTGTTGCAGCTCCAAAGCTGAATAGTGCATATATCAGGGATAGGTTGGAGAATTCTGCAATTATTGATATTGCCCTTGATAAGGAAGCAGATATTGATTGGATTGTGTTTAATAAGCAGTCCATGCCTTTGGAAACGGTAATTGATGGAGATTTTATCCGAAAGAGAGAGGAAAATATCGCATACAGACCCATTGATTTTGGCTCTGCTTCGGCAAAAATCAGTAAGGGAGACACATTAGCCAGAGCAACCATTACCATTAATAATATAGAGAGAAATGTATATTACAATTTCTATGCAGTGGCAAAAAGCCCTGCTGGTGGTGGCGATTCTACTATTATTAAGGTAATCAATATTACGCCGGCGGATAAATCAAAACCAACAGTAATTGCAGATACAGTTATTACAAATTACGGAGATATTTATGCACAAACACCGTATAAGGGTACGTTAACCTTAACTTTCTCTGAGCCAATGTTCTATCTTCCTGAGGAAGAGGCGGCTTTAAAGCCGTTGGATGTTACTGTGTTCAAACAGGGACTGGAGATTGGACTTGCTGAAAATGAAGATTCAGGGAATATGAAACTTGAAGTAATATCCTATAAAACTGCAAGTACAGATTCAGGTGAAAGGGCATTAACCTCTGTTACCATAAGGTTTAGTGGTATTTACAATAATTCGGTAATAAATTTCCCTTATGCGTTATCTGATAAGAATACAAATATTGCTGGATTTTTGTATATGAAATTTGTAGATAAGGAATTAGAGGGTGGAATTAGGGCCAAATCCTTCTGGACACAGCAATTTATTTCGTAA